In one Shinella zoogloeoides genomic region, the following are encoded:
- a CDS encoding SDR family oxidoreductase — MKTILITGCSSGYGLETARYFLSKQWNVIATMRTRREGILPPSENLRILPLDVTNDASIATAIEAAGPIDVLVNNAGIGVVGAFEATPLSHIRRVFDANTFGVMAMTQAVIPQMRERRSGVIINVTSSATLAPMPLAAAYTASKQAIEGFTGSLAHELAHFNILAKLVEPGYAPTTRFAQNTAVRVEDLIPEAYAAFAGPVFEAFAKPALTTREIDVAEAVWRAVNDTTGTLRFPAGPDAVALSRTA; from the coding sequence ATGAAAACCATACTGATTACGGGCTGCTCGTCGGGCTACGGCCTTGAGACGGCTCGCTATTTTCTTTCAAAACAGTGGAACGTCATTGCGACGATGCGCACCCGGCGCGAGGGCATCCTGCCGCCCTCGGAAAACCTGCGCATCCTGCCCTTGGACGTAACGAATGATGCCAGCATCGCGACGGCGATCGAAGCCGCCGGTCCCATCGATGTGCTGGTCAACAACGCGGGCATCGGCGTCGTTGGCGCGTTCGAAGCAACACCCCTGTCTCACATCCGAAGGGTGTTCGATGCCAATACCTTCGGTGTCATGGCAATGACCCAGGCTGTCATTCCGCAGATGCGCGAGCGCCGGTCCGGCGTGATCATCAACGTGACGTCGAGCGCGACCCTGGCCCCCATGCCTTTGGCGGCAGCCTACACTGCCAGCAAGCAGGCTATCGAGGGCTTCACCGGCTCGCTCGCGCACGAGTTGGCGCACTTCAACATCCTGGCCAAGCTGGTGGAGCCCGGCTATGCGCCGACCACGCGGTTTGCCCAGAACACTGCCGTACGGGTAGAAGATCTCATTCCGGAGGCTTATGCCGCCTTCGCAGGTCCTGTCTTTGAGGCATTCGCTAAGCCGGCACTGACCACGAGGGAGATCGATGTTGCCGAAGCCGTATGGCGGGCAGTCAACGACACCACCGGTACGTTGCGCTTTCCAGCGGGACCGGACGCAGTAGCGCTTTCACGCACTGCGTAG
- a CDS encoding DUF1236 domain-containing protein, with protein MRKILMAGAALALIGVTAAHADDRDKEALGGAAGGAAGAAAGAVVGGPVGAIVGGVAGFAIGAEAAVPEDARVYVMQNPTPPVVLEGQVTADTRFDETVTLTPIPEHPDLAYVYVDNRPVIVRTDSRQVIYAPEVETTASISSDIPEATITYVERHPLEPVVLEGPVEAGVVIPETVQIVEVPENPSYGYIYVDQRPVLVDRTSREVIWVR; from the coding sequence ATGCGTAAGATTCTCATGGCCGGTGCGGCCCTCGCACTCATCGGCGTCACCGCCGCCCATGCTGACGACCGCGACAAGGAAGCGCTCGGCGGCGCGGCAGGCGGCGCTGCGGGTGCTGCTGCCGGCGCTGTCGTCGGCGGCCCTGTCGGCGCCATCGTCGGCGGCGTCGCCGGCTTCGCCATCGGCGCGGAAGCGGCCGTTCCCGAAGACGCCCGCGTCTACGTGATGCAGAACCCGACACCGCCCGTCGTCCTTGAGGGACAGGTAACAGCCGATACCCGCTTCGACGAAACCGTCACTTTGACGCCGATTCCCGAGCACCCTGACCTCGCCTATGTCTATGTCGACAACCGCCCGGTCATCGTGCGCACGGATAGCCGCCAGGTGATCTACGCACCGGAAGTCGAGACGACGGCCAGCATCTCGTCCGACATTCCCGAGGCGACGATCACCTATGTCGAGCGCCACCCGCTGGAGCCGGTGGTGCTGGAAGGGCCGGTCGAGGCCGGCGTGGTGATCCCGGAGACCGTGCAGATCGTGGAAGTGCCTGAGAACCCGAGCTACGGCTACATCTATGTCGACCAGCGCCCGGTTCTCGTCGACCGCACCAGCCGCGAAGTGATCTGGGTGCGCTGA
- a CDS encoding DoxX family protein, which translates to MQQNAVVLVGRILLALMFITSGYPKLIDPSGTAGMIAGAGLPAATALAYLAGIFELVAGLFILVGFQTRIAAYLLAAFSVFTALVFHSGSINIPDFPEGANGLLTVFNGLMMWKNITIAGGFLVLAAFGPGSLSLDARRGAA; encoded by the coding sequence ATGCAGCAGAACGCCGTCGTCCTCGTCGGACGCATCCTCCTCGCCCTCATGTTCATCACATCGGGTTATCCCAAGCTGATCGATCCGTCGGGCACCGCCGGCATGATCGCCGGTGCGGGCCTCCCGGCCGCCACCGCGCTCGCCTACCTCGCCGGCATCTTCGAGCTCGTCGCCGGTCTTTTCATCCTCGTCGGCTTCCAGACGCGCATCGCCGCCTATCTGCTCGCCGCCTTCAGCGTGTTCACGGCTCTTGTGTTCCATAGCGGTTCGATCAACATTCCGGATTTCCCGGAAGGCGCCAACGGCCTTCTTACGGTCTTCAACGGCCTGATGATGTGGAAGAACATCACGATCGCCGGTGGCTTCCTCGTCCTCGCCGCCTTCGGCCCGGGCTCCCTCTCGCTCGACGCCCGCCGCGGCGCCGCCTGA
- a CDS encoding Crp/Fnr family transcriptional regulator, which translates to MNEINKSAAFWRSFPIFEGFSKETIGEIADIATFRKWPAGTVIFQRGDEGTYLIVLVSGRIKLSLITPQGKELSLRQLEPGSVLGEMAILDGQPRSADATAAVATEGYVISKRDFLDLITRHPTAAQAIIHYLCTKLRETTEQLETIALYDLDARVARFFLATLRTIHGEELPDSANLQLSLSQTEIAGILGASRPKINRSILALEEAGAIRRSDGIIHCHIGRLYTIAEPDDD; encoded by the coding sequence ATGAACGAGATCAACAAGAGTGCCGCGTTCTGGCGTTCTTTTCCGATTTTCGAGGGGTTCAGCAAGGAAACGATCGGTGAGATCGCCGATATCGCGACCTTTCGCAAATGGCCGGCCGGCACCGTGATCTTCCAGCGTGGCGACGAAGGCACCTATCTCATCGTGCTCGTCTCCGGCCGCATCAAGCTTTCCCTCATCACGCCGCAGGGCAAGGAACTGTCGCTGCGCCAGCTCGAACCCGGTTCGGTGCTCGGCGAGATGGCGATCCTCGACGGCCAGCCGCGCTCGGCCGACGCCACCGCCGCCGTGGCGACAGAAGGCTACGTCATCTCCAAGCGCGATTTCCTCGATCTCATCACCCGCCACCCTACGGCCGCGCAGGCGATCATCCACTATCTCTGCACCAAGCTGCGTGAGACGACCGAACAGCTCGAGACCATCGCGCTCTACGATCTCGACGCCCGCGTCGCCCGCTTCTTCCTGGCGACGCTGCGCACCATCCATGGCGAGGAACTGCCTGACAGCGCCAATCTCCAGCTTTCGCTGAGCCAGACCGAGATCGCCGGCATCCTCGGCGCGAGCCGGCCGAAGATCAACCGGTCGATCCTGGCGCTGGAGGAGGCCGGCGCCATCCGCCGCAGCGATGGCATCATCCACTGCCATATCGGCCGGCTCTACACGATTGCCGAACCCGATGACGACTAG
- a CDS encoding CHASE2 domain-containing protein: protein MAKRYRPLAAGLVASLAGALALFVLGEGALEQQREYYFDALTQAVPAATSDRIVVVDIDRKAFQSAENKEWTRAQTAQLIERLAAAKPAAVAFDFIFSTDCAPEEPANAALAAAIGKVPTILGFLIGETLDGAPHPVPKLALQRPVTVPDLWFIEGTESSCAFLQDKSAAAAAAFLVGDEDAVVRRVQAYAIIGNAAYPALGVEAARLAAGARTPMLGGTPTWLRHDSRILQLDEDGSLRFVASSAAAIGARTFSAADVVAGQVPADRITGKVVLIGSSLPNLGGLRTSASMPLEPSVQIHADMANAILTDHIPRRDLGLLPFEAGFAFLAGAAAAFAAARLRPLGAAVAGIGLVGLVFGASVLLYARTALLSDAVGVSLIVATAALVTGLLQYGHVRRAEATARLRFAQYLPQSVVSRYIDNPDLGRVAGEERQVTALFTDIEGFSALAQKIGPHDLVKLLDIYFSEVNALVARHGGMVDKVVGDAVHALFNAPDDLDRHVDKALACADEIRMLTEEMRRRPAFFEKEFGRTRIGVETGMAVLGEVGAGGKLDYTAHGDAVNLAARLQDANKFLGTQICIGPHAAGQTSRTLRAIGSHEIRGFGTMELFTLD, encoded by the coding sequence ATCGCCAAGAGATACAGGCCCCTTGCCGCCGGCCTCGTCGCGAGCCTTGCGGGGGCGCTGGCGCTCTTCGTGCTTGGCGAGGGCGCGCTGGAGCAGCAGCGCGAATATTATTTCGACGCCCTGACGCAGGCGGTTCCGGCAGCCACAAGCGACCGGATCGTCGTCGTCGACATCGACCGCAAGGCCTTCCAGAGCGCCGAGAACAAGGAATGGACGCGCGCGCAGACGGCACAGCTGATCGAGCGGCTCGCAGCCGCCAAGCCGGCGGCCGTCGCCTTCGACTTCATCTTCAGTACCGATTGCGCGCCGGAAGAACCGGCCAATGCCGCGCTTGCCGCCGCAATCGGCAAGGTGCCGACCATTCTCGGCTTCCTGATCGGCGAGACGCTGGACGGCGCTCCGCATCCAGTGCCCAAGCTCGCCCTGCAGCGGCCGGTCACCGTGCCGGACCTCTGGTTCATCGAGGGCACGGAAAGCTCCTGCGCCTTCCTGCAGGACAAGTCCGCCGCCGCCGCCGCTGCCTTCCTCGTCGGCGACGAGGATGCGGTCGTGCGCCGTGTTCAGGCCTATGCCATCATCGGCAACGCCGCCTATCCGGCGCTCGGCGTCGAGGCGGCACGGCTGGCCGCCGGCGCTCGTACGCCCATGCTGGGCGGCACGCCCACATGGCTGCGCCACGATTCGCGCATCCTGCAGCTCGATGAAGACGGCAGCCTGCGCTTCGTGGCGAGCAGCGCGGCGGCGATCGGCGCGCGCACCTTCTCCGCGGCGGATGTCGTGGCGGGGCAAGTGCCGGCCGACAGGATCACCGGCAAGGTCGTGCTGATCGGCAGCAGCCTGCCCAATCTCGGCGGCCTGCGCACCAGCGCCTCCATGCCGCTCGAACCCTCCGTGCAGATCCATGCCGACATGGCGAACGCGATCCTGACCGATCACATCCCGAGGCGCGATCTCGGTCTCCTGCCGTTCGAGGCGGGCTTCGCCTTCCTCGCCGGGGCCGCGGCGGCCTTTGCGGCGGCGCGGCTGCGCCCGCTCGGCGCGGCGGTGGCCGGCATCGGTCTCGTCGGCCTCGTCTTCGGCGCCTCGGTGCTGCTCTATGCCCGCACGGCGCTGCTGTCCGATGCGGTCGGCGTCTCGCTCATCGTGGCGACGGCGGCGCTCGTCACCGGCCTCCTGCAATATGGTCATGTGCGGCGGGCCGAGGCCACGGCGCGGCTGCGCTTTGCGCAATACCTGCCGCAATCCGTCGTCTCGCGCTATATCGACAATCCGGACCTCGGCCGCGTCGCCGGCGAGGAGCGGCAGGTAACGGCGCTCTTCACCGACATCGAAGGGTTTTCCGCGCTCGCCCAGAAGATCGGCCCGCACGATCTCGTCAAGCTGCTCGATATCTACTTCTCCGAGGTGAACGCCCTTGTCGCGCGCCATGGCGGCATGGTGGACAAGGTGGTGGGCGATGCCGTGCATGCGCTCTTCAACGCACCCGACGATCTCGACCGCCATGTGGACAAGGCGCTCGCCTGCGCCGACGAGATCCGCATGCTGACCGAGGAGATGCGCCGGCGGCCCGCCTTCTTCGAGAAGGAATTCGGGCGCACCCGCATCGGCGTCGAGACGGGCATGGCGGTGCTCGGGGAGGTGGGTGCCGGCGGCAAGCTCGACTACACGGCCCATGGCGACGCGGTGAACCTTGCGGCACGGCTTCAGGATGCCAACAAGTTCCTGGGCACCCAGATCTGTATCGGCCCGCACGCGGCCGGGCAAACCAGCCGGACGCTGCGCGCCATCGGCAGCCACGAAATCCGCGGCTTCGGCACGATGGAGCTTTTCACCCTGGATTAA
- a CDS encoding FecR family protein produces the protein MQTFNAPGPVSISRRLFLAGGALALTGIGIRATQANSIIGKAVEITGDVTRKQADHLEGLKAGASLMDHDFVATGKESFAELALGDDTSLLLGSETELLIDTFIAGQGGTIELGTGQMVFDRPEGLAKIDLTVRTAFGMIGVRGTKFFAGPSRGVFGVFVEHGLVEVTGGGVTRQVGRGQGVDTASPGAAPSEVAQWGDARIREAYARVGIR, from the coding sequence ATGCAGACGTTCAACGCTCCCGGCCCGGTTTCCATCAGCCGCAGGCTCTTTCTTGCCGGCGGCGCGCTCGCGCTGACGGGGATCGGTATCCGCGCCACCCAGGCCAATTCGATCATCGGCAAGGCGGTCGAGATCACCGGCGACGTCACCCGCAAGCAGGCGGATCATCTGGAAGGGCTGAAGGCCGGCGCCAGCCTGATGGACCACGATTTCGTCGCGACCGGCAAGGAGAGCTTCGCCGAGCTTGCCCTCGGTGACGATACGAGCCTGCTCCTCGGCAGCGAGACGGAACTCCTCATCGACACCTTCATTGCCGGGCAGGGCGGAACGATCGAGCTCGGCACCGGCCAGATGGTCTTCGACCGGCCGGAGGGCCTTGCCAAGATCGACCTCACCGTGCGCACCGCCTTCGGCATGATTGGCGTGCGCGGCACGAAATTCTTCGCCGGCCCCAGCCGCGGCGTCTTCGGTGTCTTCGTCGAGCATGGGCTTGTCGAGGTTACCGGCGGCGGCGTGACGCGGCAGGTCGGCCGCGGGCAGGGCGTCGATACCGCATCGCCCGGCGCGGCGCCCAGCGAGGTCGCGCAGTGGGGCGATGCCCGTATCCGCGAGGCCTATGCCCGCGTCGGCATCCGTTAA
- a CDS encoding proline racemase family protein, producing the protein MRWKRTIQLLDVHCEGEIGKVAIGGVPKIPGNTIAEQLNHINTVDDSLRRFLCLEPRAAATGSVNLLVPAKRPEADAGFIILQADQAHASSGSNSICVTTALLESGIVEMKEPETVVVLDTAAGLVKATATCRDGRCEKVKLTMVPSFVEALDVEIDTPHWGRVRFDISYGGIFYALVDVDQIGTKIEKGNARALVDAGMALKDLINKSMKIVHPEIPEINGIAYVMFRDRDPDGLVRTATTMWPGRVDRSPCGTGNSANLATLHARGLAKVGDTFRSRSIIGSEFEVGLQAETIVAGRKAIIPTITGRGWTFGLHQIALDPTDPLANGFAMTDTWGPQAGEIV; encoded by the coding sequence ATGAGATGGAAGCGTACGATCCAGTTGCTGGACGTTCATTGCGAAGGTGAAATCGGCAAGGTGGCGATCGGCGGCGTGCCGAAGATTCCCGGCAACACGATCGCCGAACAGCTCAACCACATCAATACGGTCGATGACAGCCTGCGCCGCTTCCTTTGCCTCGAGCCGCGCGCGGCCGCGACGGGCTCGGTCAACCTCTTGGTGCCGGCCAAGCGCCCGGAAGCCGATGCCGGCTTCATCATCCTGCAGGCCGACCAGGCGCATGCCTCTTCCGGCTCCAACTCGATCTGCGTCACCACAGCGCTGCTCGAATCGGGCATCGTCGAGATGAAGGAGCCGGAAACCGTCGTCGTGCTCGACACGGCGGCCGGCCTCGTCAAGGCGACGGCGACCTGCCGCGACGGACGCTGCGAGAAGGTGAAGCTCACCATGGTGCCCTCCTTCGTCGAGGCGCTGGACGTGGAAATCGACACGCCGCACTGGGGCCGCGTGCGCTTCGACATCTCCTATGGCGGCATCTTCTATGCGCTGGTCGATGTCGACCAGATCGGCACGAAGATCGAGAAGGGCAATGCCCGTGCGCTCGTCGATGCCGGCATGGCGCTGAAGGACCTCATCAACAAGTCGATGAAGATCGTGCATCCGGAAATCCCGGAAATCAATGGCATCGCCTATGTCATGTTCCGCGATCGCGATCCCGATGGCCTCGTGCGCACCGCTACCACCATGTGGCCGGGCCGCGTCGACCGCTCGCCCTGCGGCACCGGCAATTCCGCCAACCTCGCCACGCTGCATGCCCGCGGCCTTGCCAAGGTGGGCGATACGTTCCGTTCGCGTTCGATCATCGGCTCCGAATTCGAGGTGGGGCTCCAGGCCGAGACCATCGTTGCCGGCCGCAAGGCGATCATCCCCACCATCACCGGCCGCGGCTGGACCTTCGGCCTGCACCAGATCGCGCTCGACCCGACCGATCCCCTGGCGAACGGTTTCGCCATGACGGACACCTGGGGTCCGCAGGCCGGCGAGATCGTCTGA
- a CDS encoding alpha/beta hydrolase, which produces MTSRTMPRVLRRVIFAGMLVLAGCAGRPEGVMVPSGEAPPGVSTVDLLVATTRAPSSQPGVLFSGERGSQLEMRDIVVSIPPEGNRKVGQVQWPSKLPADPLKDFTTVSVNQADGAKAGRIWLDRNLPKSRRVLVFVHGFNNRYEDAVYRFAQIVHDSKTDAAPVIFTWPSRASIFDYSYDKESTNYSRDALEELLRAAVDTPEVGEITIMAHSMGTWLAVETLRQMAIRDGRVPKKIQQVILASPDLDVDVFGQQLRAIGRETKDRPQFTLFVSRDDRALTLSRRISGNVDRLGQINPAEEPYRSMLEKQGITVLDLTALKSGDRLNHGKFAESPEVVRLIGNRLIDGQAVTDSQVGLGERLGAVALGTAQTVGSAASIAVSTPIAIFDPVTRKNYDDQWRRLGNSVEDTTITAAGR; this is translated from the coding sequence ATGACGAGCCGCACGATGCCGCGCGTATTGCGTCGCGTGATCTTCGCCGGAATGCTGGTGCTGGCAGGCTGCGCCGGCCGGCCGGAAGGCGTTATGGTGCCGAGCGGCGAGGCGCCTCCCGGCGTCTCGACTGTCGACCTGCTTGTCGCCACGACCCGCGCCCCCTCCAGCCAGCCCGGCGTGCTCTTTTCGGGCGAGCGCGGCTCGCAGCTCGAAATGCGTGACATCGTCGTGTCGATCCCACCGGAGGGCAACCGCAAGGTCGGGCAGGTCCAGTGGCCGTCCAAGCTGCCGGCCGACCCGCTGAAGGATTTTACCACCGTCAGCGTCAACCAGGCCGACGGCGCGAAAGCCGGCCGCATCTGGCTCGACCGCAACTTGCCGAAGAGCCGGCGCGTGCTCGTTTTCGTGCATGGCTTTAACAATCGCTACGAGGACGCCGTCTACCGCTTCGCGCAGATCGTGCACGATTCGAAGACGGACGCCGCGCCGGTGATCTTCACCTGGCCGTCGCGCGCCAGCATCTTCGATTATTCCTACGACAAGGAAAGCACCAACTATTCGCGCGATGCTCTGGAAGAGCTGCTGCGGGCTGCCGTCGACACGCCCGAGGTCGGCGAAATCACCATCATGGCCCATTCCATGGGCACCTGGCTTGCGGTGGAGACGCTGCGCCAGATGGCGATCCGCGACGGGCGCGTGCCGAAGAAAATCCAGCAGGTCATTCTCGCCTCGCCCGATCTCGACGTCGACGTCTTTGGCCAGCAGTTGCGCGCCATCGGCAGGGAGACGAAAGACCGGCCGCAATTCACCCTGTTCGTCTCGCGCGACGACCGGGCGCTGACGCTGTCGCGCCGCATTTCCGGCAATGTCGACCGGCTCGGCCAGATCAATCCGGCGGAAGAACCCTATAGGTCGATGCTGGAAAAGCAGGGCATCACCGTACTCGACCTGACGGCGCTCAAATCCGGTGACCGGCTCAATCACGGCAAGTTCGCCGAAAGTCCCGAGGTCGTGCGCCTCATCGGCAACCGACTGATCGATGGCCAGGCGGTGACGGATTCGCAGGTCGGCCTCGGCGAGCGGCTCGGCGCCGTCGCGCTCGGCACGGCCCAGACGGTCGGTAGCGCCGCGAGCATCGCCGTCTCGACGCCCATCGCCATCTTCGATCCGGTGACGCGCAAGAATTACGACGATCAGTGGAGGCGCCTCGGCAACTCCGTCGAAGACACGACGATTACCGCAGCCGGGCGATAA
- a CDS encoding AraC family transcriptional regulator, translating into MIDPLSEVIGLLRPHAVFTKGISGAGVWGVRYSNFGHPSFAIVIEGSCRLAVDGQKELVLNAGDFVLLPTTPGFTMSGFEQVTPEFIDPHVAANATGEVRHGRQDGPPSVRIMGGYFLFGGEDSGLLLSLLPEQIHVYGVERLSTLVRLLIDEASSDRSGRTLVLDRLVEILLLEALRLTQASDAPAGLLRGLGDARLAEAIRQMHANPARPWTMADLAKQAALSRSAFFDRFARNVGVPPMEYLLSWRMALAKDLLRRQDIEIAEVAERVGYGSASTFSTAFSRHVGQPPGRFARGSSNNHQASPGFVPHRK; encoded by the coding sequence ATGATCGATCCGCTCTCTGAAGTTATAGGCCTGCTCCGTCCTCACGCTGTTTTTACAAAAGGAATCAGCGGTGCGGGAGTATGGGGCGTCCGCTACAGCAATTTTGGCCATCCGAGCTTTGCCATCGTGATCGAAGGCTCCTGCCGTCTGGCTGTCGATGGTCAAAAGGAACTGGTCCTGAACGCGGGTGATTTTGTTCTCCTGCCAACTACGCCCGGCTTCACTATGTCCGGCTTTGAGCAGGTCACGCCGGAATTCATTGATCCGCACGTTGCAGCGAACGCGACCGGCGAGGTCCGCCACGGCCGGCAGGACGGCCCGCCAAGCGTTCGCATTATGGGCGGCTACTTTCTTTTTGGCGGCGAGGATTCTGGTCTCCTCCTGTCGCTGCTGCCAGAGCAGATTCATGTTTACGGCGTCGAGCGACTATCGACACTGGTCCGGCTTTTGATCGACGAAGCTTCATCGGATCGATCGGGGCGCACACTGGTGCTTGACCGGCTCGTCGAGATTTTGCTGTTGGAAGCATTGAGGCTTACACAGGCATCCGACGCTCCCGCGGGATTGCTGCGAGGGCTCGGCGATGCTCGGCTGGCGGAAGCTATCAGACAGATGCACGCCAATCCGGCACGTCCGTGGACAATGGCCGATCTGGCCAAACAGGCTGCGTTATCTCGCTCTGCTTTTTTTGACCGCTTCGCGCGCAACGTCGGGGTGCCGCCCATGGAATATTTGCTGTCGTGGCGGATGGCGCTGGCAAAAGACCTTCTTCGCCGACAGGACATCGAAATCGCTGAAGTCGCCGAGCGCGTCGGTTACGGATCGGCCAGCACGTTCAGCACGGCCTTCAGCCGGCATGTTGGCCAGCCACCTGGCCGATTTGCGCGCGGCTCGTCGAACAATCACCAGGCGAGTCCTGGTTTTGTCCCGCATCGGAAGTGA
- a CDS encoding tetratricopeptide repeat protein, which translates to MITRSTNMKTAGRALFFAVLLSGAAGGAFASPPSIQYQCDASAGSRYDRTRNTRFSPVALEDIKIGPALSACRAAYNADGGARMAFQLGRALERAGQDLEAMKLYAQAAALGHTVAMVNYGGMLGKRGDPAGEFNHYKKAAELGDLLGAYNLGVAYRDGIGTQIDGAQAARWFDKAAAGGDETAAFNLGVLFDDGSLVAEDNARAAAFYRLAAEGGNVDAMINLGLMLESGEGIAQDLPAAAGYFSKAAERGDSYGKLKLGLMQQSGTGIVKNVEQAVNSLVAAFRMRDVDLEVILRDQPEQLTADARLAIKRVLAERDLIDDAENAEIDPITLGAIEKHYAGR; encoded by the coding sequence ATGATCACGCGATCCACAAACATGAAGACGGCTGGCCGCGCCCTTTTCTTCGCGGTCCTTCTTTCCGGCGCCGCCGGCGGGGCGTTCGCAAGCCCGCCTTCCATCCAGTACCAGTGCGACGCGAGCGCCGGTAGCCGCTACGACCGGACGCGCAACACGCGCTTTTCGCCGGTGGCGCTGGAGGACATCAAGATCGGCCCGGCGCTTTCGGCCTGCCGCGCGGCATACAATGCCGATGGCGGCGCCCGCATGGCGTTCCAGCTCGGCCGTGCGCTGGAGCGCGCCGGCCAGGACCTCGAAGCCATGAAGCTCTATGCGCAGGCCGCCGCCCTCGGCCACACGGTGGCGATGGTCAACTATGGCGGCATGCTGGGCAAGCGCGGCGACCCCGCCGGCGAATTCAACCACTACAAGAAGGCGGCGGAACTGGGCGACCTGCTCGGCGCCTACAATCTCGGCGTCGCCTATCGCGACGGCATCGGCACGCAGATCGACGGCGCGCAAGCCGCCCGCTGGTTCGACAAGGCGGCGGCAGGCGGCGACGAGACGGCCGCCTTCAATCTCGGCGTGCTGTTCGACGACGGCAGCCTTGTCGCGGAGGACAATGCGCGGGCGGCGGCCTTCTACCGGCTTGCGGCCGAGGGCGGCAATGTCGATGCCATGATCAATCTCGGCCTCATGCTGGAATCGGGCGAAGGCATCGCGCAGGACCTTCCCGCCGCCGCCGGCTATTTCAGCAAGGCGGCCGAGCGTGGCGACAGCTACGGCAAGCTTAAGCTCGGCCTGATGCAGCAGAGTGGCACCGGCATCGTCAAGAACGTGGAGCAGGCGGTGAACAGCCTCGTCGCCGCCTTCCGGATGCGCGACGTCGACCTCGAAGTGATCCTGCGCGACCAGCCGGAGCAGCTTACCGCCGATGCGCGCCTTGCCATCAAGCGCGTGCTCGCCGAGCGCGACCTGATCGACGACGCCGAAAACGCGGAGATCGATCCGATCACCCTCGGCGCCATCGAGAAGCATTACGCCGGGAGGTGA
- the spdA gene encoding 2', 3'cyclic nucleotide phosphodiesterase SpdA — protein sequence MTKLIVFTDLHMVPEGMTIIGLDPYQRLLAGIEHVNRYHADADRVIFTGDLTHRADTLSYERLRGLLSLLVPPAAITIGNHDYRDRFLETFSHVTPDADGFVQQAIDFPDCRVVLLDTLFAPPYDYPLSHAGYLCERRLAWLDRALATADGLPVLIFMHHPPHKTGFTGMDAIRLGNEDAFYDLVLRHGNVRHIFAGHVHRTIGGSHRGIPFSIFKSPVHQQPMPFDMPNASLSVDEPAAYGIVVVTEEGLQVHNEDYEIARRDPEIA from the coding sequence ATGACCAAGCTAATTGTCTTCACCGATCTGCACATGGTGCCCGAGGGCATGACGATCATCGGCCTCGACCCGTACCAGCGCCTGCTGGCCGGCATCGAGCACGTCAATCGCTACCATGCCGATGCGGACCGGGTGATCTTCACCGGCGACCTGACGCACCGCGCCGACACGCTGTCCTACGAGCGCCTGCGCGGCCTCCTGTCGCTGCTCGTGCCCCCCGCCGCCATCACCATCGGCAACCACGACTACCGCGACCGTTTCCTCGAAACCTTTTCCCATGTGACGCCGGACGCGGACGGCTTCGTGCAGCAGGCGATCGACTTTCCCGATTGCCGCGTCGTGCTGCTCGATACGCTCTTCGCCCCGCCCTACGACTACCCACTGAGCCATGCCGGCTATCTGTGCGAACGGCGCCTCGCCTGGCTCGACCGGGCGCTCGCGACCGCGGACGGCCTGCCGGTCCTCATCTTCATGCACCATCCGCCGCACAAGACGGGCTTTACCGGCATGGACGCGATCCGCCTCGGCAACGAGGACGCCTTCTACGATCTCGTGCTGAGGCACGGCAATGTCCGCCACATCTTCGCCGGCCATGTACACCGCACGATCGGCGGCTCGCATCGCGGCATTCCATTCTCGATCTTCAAGAGCCCGGTGCACCAGCAGCCCATGCCCTTCGACATGCCGAACGCCTCGCTGTCGGTCGACGAGCCCGCCGCCTACGGTATCGTCGTGGTGACGGAAGAAGGCTTGCAGGTGCACAACGAGGACTATGAAATCGCAAGGCGCGATCCGGAAATCGCCTGA